In Ipomoea triloba cultivar NCNSP0323 chromosome 7, ASM357664v1, a single genomic region encodes these proteins:
- the LOC116025722 gene encoding uncharacterized protein RAB5IF homolog, whose protein sequence is MKERKSAKANLQNQQHHHNGHLSPFKFAKLFDPDASWDKDQLGDVLHWTRQATALLCGLIWGAIPLVGGFWFMLFLAISSGIIYGYYALILKVDEEEFGGHGVLLQEGLFASITLFVLVWTLVYSLLHF, encoded by the exons ATGAAAGAGCGAAAATCGGCCAAGGCTAATCTTCAGAATCAGCAACACCATCACAATGGTCACTTGTCTCCgttcaagtttgcaaaactGTTTGATCCTGACGCTTCTTGGGACAAG GATCAACTGGGTGATGTATTGCATTGGACCAGACAAGCTACAGCTCTTTTGTGTGGGTTGATTTGGGGAGCGATTCCTTTGGTTGGTGGCTTCTGGTTTATGTT gttTCTTGCAATATCCTCTGGGATTATCTATGGTTATTATGCACTGATACTAAAAGTTGATGAAGAAGAATTTGGTGGTCATGGAGTTCTCCTGCAAGAGGGGCTTTTCGCTTCCATAACACTCTTTGTG CTTGTTTGGACTCTGGTATACAGCCTCTTACATTTCTGA
- the LOC116024055 gene encoding probable xyloglucan galactosyltransferase GT11 encodes MDASTAARLRKRFWFVFIVLFVLWYLLLYVVDWSALPGRTSTAENFQSEAIQSHPADPLDATTEIPSSHGQDNVSVHEETPPPEKKGDLVPDLDGLEKELEPLLKQNNGKSSCSGRYVYMHDLPARFNDDLIKQCKLLDPWVDMCAYTANQGLGMEVGNPGKIVQARDWFYTHQFSLEPIFHARMKQYDCLTNDSYKAAAVFVPYYAGFDVARYLWADFNASVLDSGARDLVNWLRERPEWKVMWGKDHFFIAGRVTWDFRRLGTTWGNSLLVMPESENMSALTIESSPWDKNDFAIPYPTDYHPSSDEEVAQWQSKMRKQRRGTLFSFAGAERPSMQDPIRSQVMKQCVQSRRKCKLLECKSEDKNCEKATDVIKLFQRSIFCLQPPGDTFTRRSIFDSILAGCIPVLFNPASFYVQYIWHLPKDFTNYSVLIPEDDVKENKVSIERVLARIPRRRVAAMREQVIRLIPKVIYANPRGRLKRVEDAFDLAVKGVIGRVERLRNKEEKEFDEQKSWKYYTFGTVEKHEWDHYFRRRNLTAR; translated from the exons ATGGACGCCTCGACCGCCGCAAGGCTCCGGAAGAGGTTTTGGTTCGTTTTCATTGTTTTGTTCGTGTTATGGTACCTTTTGCTTTACGTGGTTGATTGGTCGGCTCTCCCAGGAAGAACGTCTACGGCCGAGAATTTCCAATCCGAGGCTATCCAATCGCACCCCGCAGATCCCTTGGATGCAACGACAGAGATTCCCTCGTCACACGGGCAAGACAACGTTAGCGTGCACGAAGAAACGCCTCCGCCGGAGAAGAAAGGGGATTTGGTACCAGATTTGGACGGCCTGGAGAAAGAATTGGAGCCTTTGTTGAAACAAAACAATGGGAAATCATCATGTTCGGGGAGATACGTTTATATGCACGATTTGCCTGCCCGGTTCAACGATGACTTGATAAAGCAATGTAAATTGTTGGATCCGTGGGTGGATATGTGCGCTTACACGGCCAACCAAGGATTGGGTATGGAGGTGGGGAATCCGGGGAAGATTGTCCAGGCAAGAGACTGGTTTTACACCCACCAGTTCTCGCTGGAACCCATATTTCACGCCCGGATGAAACAGTACGATTGTTTGACGAATGATTCCTACAAAGCCGCCGCCGTTTTCGTGCCGTACTATGCGGGTTTCGACGTCGCCCGCTACTTGTGGGCCGACTTCAACGCCTCCGTTCTAGACTCTGGCGCTCGGGATTTGGTAAACTGGCTCAGGGAGAGGCCGGAGTGGAAGGTTATGTGGGGGAAAGACCATTTCTTTATCGCCGGGAGAGTAACCTGGGATTTCCGACGGCTTGGTACTACCTGGGGCAACAGCTTACTAGTGATGCCGGAATCTGAGAACATGTCGGCGTTAACGATCGAGTCCAGCCCTTGGGACAAGAACGATTTTGCAATCCCGTACCCGACCGACTACCATCCCTCCTCCGACGAGGAGGTGGCCCAATGGCAGAGCAAAATGAGGAAACAGCGGCGGGGGACGCTCTTCTCGTTCGCCGGAGCGGAGAGGCCCAGCATGCAG GATCCCATACGAAGCCAAGTGATGAAACAATGCGTCCAATCGCGGCGAAAATGCAAGCTATTAGAATGCAAGAGCGAGGACAAGAACTGCGAGAAGGCAACCGACGTGATAAAATTGTTCCAGAGATCAATCTTCTGCTTACAACCCCCCGGAGACACATTCACCCGCCGCTCAATTTTCGACTCCATCCTCGCCGGCTGCATCCCCGTGCTCTTCAACCCCGCCTCCTTCTACGTCCAATACATCTGGCACCTCCCTAAAGACTTCACCAACTACTCTGTGCTCATCCCCGAAGACGACGTCAAGGAAAACAAGGTGAGCATCGAGAGAGTGCTGGCAAGAATCCCACGGCGTCGAGTTGCAGCCATGAGGGAGCAGGTTATACGCCTCATTCCCAAGGTGATATACGCGAACCCGAGGGGGAGGTTGAAGAGGGTGGAAGATGCGTTTGATTTAGCAGTGAAGGGAGTGATTGGGAGAGTGGAGAGGTTGAGGAACAAGGAGGAGAAGGAATTTGACGAGCAGAAAAGCTGGAAATATTATACGTTTGGAACAGTGGAGAAGCATGAGTGGGATCACTACTTTAGAAGGCGCAACTTAACGGCTAGATAG